In the genome of Effusibacillus lacus, one region contains:
- the thiI gene encoding tRNA uracil 4-sulfurtransferase ThiI produces MYSLLIARYGEISIKGKNRSDFEKKLVENMQRAVKEFDKVKITRIGGRVVIHLNGTDFRQVVDKLRWVPGIVSMSPVITVEQNLDKIKQAAVDLLNKVVQTPIRFKVEARRADKRFPLTSPELTKELGAHILRNVPDLKVDVHNPELTFTCEIREEAAYLYVEVIPGPGGLPIGTSGKAMLLLSGGIDSPVAGWMTMKRGLEIEAIHFHSYPFTSDRARKKVEDLAKKLAGLSGRVRLHVVHFTEIQKAIRQHCPEELSITVMRRFMLRIADRLAHSRKALALVTGESLGQVASQTLESMYVINHVTNIPILRPLVAMDKVDIIRIAKELETYEISILPYEDCCTIFMPKSPRTRPRLEETEKAERNLDIEALVQEAIDKTESVIYYKEMETGRTE; encoded by the coding sequence ATGTATTCATTGCTGATAGCCCGCTATGGGGAAATCTCGATTAAAGGAAAAAACCGGTCCGATTTTGAAAAGAAACTGGTCGAGAACATGCAGCGGGCGGTAAAAGAATTTGACAAGGTCAAGATTACCCGGATCGGAGGCAGAGTGGTAATCCACCTGAACGGAACTGACTTTCGACAGGTAGTGGACAAACTTCGCTGGGTTCCGGGGATTGTTTCCATGTCGCCGGTAATTACCGTAGAACAAAATCTTGATAAAATCAAACAAGCGGCTGTTGATTTGCTCAACAAAGTGGTCCAGACACCCATCCGGTTTAAGGTAGAGGCCAGGAGAGCCGACAAACGGTTCCCTCTTACTTCTCCGGAATTGACAAAGGAATTGGGAGCCCACATTCTGCGCAATGTTCCTGACTTGAAAGTGGATGTGCATAATCCGGAACTTACATTTACCTGTGAAATCAGGGAGGAAGCCGCCTACTTATATGTGGAAGTCATACCGGGTCCCGGAGGCTTGCCTATCGGAACATCGGGCAAAGCCATGCTGCTGCTGTCAGGGGGCATTGATTCCCCTGTCGCAGGCTGGATGACGATGAAAAGAGGCTTGGAAATTGAAGCCATTCATTTTCACTCCTATCCGTTTACCAGTGACAGAGCAAGGAAAAAAGTGGAAGACCTGGCCAAGAAACTGGCCGGGCTCAGCGGTCGAGTCCGTCTGCACGTTGTCCACTTCACGGAAATTCAGAAGGCCATTCGTCAGCATTGTCCGGAAGAACTGTCAATTACCGTAATGAGACGCTTCATGCTCAGGATCGCAGATCGCCTTGCTCACAGTCGAAAAGCATTGGCTCTGGTGACAGGGGAAAGTTTGGGGCAAGTTGCCAGTCAGACCTTGGAGAGCATGTATGTCATCAATCATGTTACCAACATCCCCATCCTGCGTCCGCTTGTAGCCATGGACAAGGTTGACATCATCAGAATTGCCAAAGAGTTGGAAACCTATGAAATTTCAATCCTGCCCTATGAAGATTGCTGTACGATTTTTATGCCGAAATCTCCGCGTACCCGTCCCCGTCTTGAAGAAACGGAAAAGGCCGAACGGAATCTGGATATAGAA